The genome window GTAGACTAGTTATATGGGCAAACACTTTGTGCGTTTGTTTGTGCCCAATTTCGGCATAAAATGAAgttcgtcttatatatatatatatatatatatatatatatatatatatatatatatatatatatatatatatatatatatatttgatgcttTCATATAATATTCCAGAATATTCaacatgatacaaaaaaaaataatgaaggaaaatataCAATTACGTTACGATGCGATTGACCCAGTCAATTATACTTTGGTTTATCCATGCTTATCATTAGAAGATTCTGATATATATAGCAAAATGAACTAGAAAACGTGATGCGATCATGTCCGCCAtgtggtgagggtggccaggGCCCATCGCAGTTGGTAATAGTGGGTGGGTCGTAGATGGGGTCAGATGGCAACACTGCGCGAGTGTTTTGATTGGGGGTCTCATTCCTGTGGCGTAACAATATGGCAGTTTATTTGTGTTGTTTTCGGCATTTATGCGGCACTACTCCCCACACGAGTGTCCCAGTAAGGACAACACCCACTGTAATATTGGATACGGGTTATATGGGCAAGTATTCTATTATGGATTATGAGTAAtggctgtgaggtgtgaggtagcgAGTGTTTTAGTGTCAGTGGACCAGGAAGTACACTAGTGTCATTCAGTAGTGCTGGCATCTTGACTTGCCTGGCTAGGACAGTGGGCTGTGCACCCACTGCATCAATTGAACTGGTAGATTGGAGCATCTAGTGTTACAACATTGTATATCTTTTTAAGGCTATGATTGTACGTCTTGTTAGCCGGTTTGGGGGGGCCTGAAGACGGAGCCCTCCCGTCAGGGGTTCGACAAATTGGTAGAATCTAAAGAGAATTATTTAGGGAATTATGGAGGTGTGTTGAGGAGATAAGATTAAAACTGGGAGAGCatggatgtattttttttattcgaCTATTGTAGATAAGTTAATAGTGAGAAGGTCTGTGGAGGTTAAAGAAGAATGTGGGATTTATTGATATAGATAGGTCAGAAATTTTCAAGAAATCAACTGAGTGTTTTAGAATCTCACTTGACCATCTGTAGCAGCTAAGATCAAGTTATTTACAACTATGTCATCGTTATAGTATAATGGTTACATTTGGAATTTGTGTACTTGGTGTCTCTTGCGAACCCAAACAAGACCTTCCAGCGTAAATTATTTATACGGTGGATGGAAGAAGACGAGAAGCTGTTGGTATATTTTGACTTTAATGTTGAAAATTTTGGTAAATAATGGCCCTTGAAAGTTAGATTTGGTTGATTCATGAAATCATCCACCTAACTGTACATGGAATAATCTCACATTTTCCCAGATCTTTAATGTCTACCTAACTATCATTTATTTTCgtagaataagaaaaaatacCCGAACCACACTTCCCAGTTATAATGTAACCTCCAGAGTAAGCCTTACATTGCCACTAGAAATTCTCTGATACTCAACCAGTGAAATGGTGGTGCATAGAGTTACCATTACCCCCTTTTACTAATGAAAAGGATACCATTGATATAATTTTCATGGTTTTCCACATTGATTTTGCTGTATCAGCAAAGATACCCTTTACCTCATTGATTTTGTCTGACATGGAATTAATAGTGTGCCTGAACATTTGTTCATCTGGATAAACGGGAGTTATGATCTGATTATCTTTGGTTATGATTAGTGATACAAATTTATTATTGAAACAAAGTCTCAAGATTTTCAGGTAAGTTGGCATGGAGAGAAATGATTAGCTGAACCATTAGTCTCAGCAAatgattatcatatttatttattttactttgtcgctgtctcctgtgttagtgaggtagcgcaaggaaacagacgaaagaatggcccaacccacccacattcacatgtatatacctacacgtccacacacacaaatatctcaACAAGAAAGGATATGCCTTAAAAgatttggaaaattgtgtggctGAACGGATGAAAATGACATAAACTAAACCTAATATACTTATTGTTTATACCTGAGAAATAGCGAGGACTTTCTGTAACCAAGGGAGAAAATGTGAACTGATATAGTAGGCTGACCACATGAATTAGTATGCAAGATGAACAATTAAGAAATGCTGCTGTATGGAATCCTTTATTCAGTTTATCTAATTAAATTTGAATTATGGGTAAGTTTCAGAGAGTTAAGACTTCATATATGCAGACATCAGATATCAGTGGGAGTAGAATAAAGGTAGTTGATAATGGGTATTGTAGTcttttatgtgcatatatatatatatatatatatatatatatatatatatatatatatatatatatatatatatatatatatatatacccatggatGTTATTTATGCTGTCAAGTAAAATAACAATACTCTGCAGAATCATAGAGCATAATAAAGCTTGCATAACTCATATGATGCTGTGTTTGACTAAATATCAGTAATTTAATTATATTTACTTAATTTTCTTTTCAGGTCATGAGGTGGTAATTGTTAAAAATGGAATTAGGATTTGTGGAACTGGTGGAGCTCTTGGAAACATTCCAATCCTACAGAACAAAGCATATTTTGAAGTGAAATTACAGCAGTCAGGTTTGTTGAAAATCCTTTGCTTATTCCTGTTTTGATACTTAAGTAGTTGAATTATATTATGATTTTTGTTTCCTGTTAGAATTACTGTGGAAGAACTGTGAGAAGAATGTTGATAAGGTAAAATTTAGCATATGTATAGACAGgccaaaagaaaatggagatgtcTCCCATTCGTGTCATTGCAAGAACAGGCGTTTTCTGTGGATGTGGTTTTATGTGGCTGATGGttgaattttgatatattttgtatcTGTCAGTGTATTTATTTCTGTATCTTGATTTACAGGAGTGTGGGGTGTAGGGATTGCAACAAGAAATACCAATTTGAACAAAGTTCCACTTGGAGAAGATGCTCAATCATGGGTTCTTTGTTCAGATGGTACTGTGCGACACAATGGAGAGGAAAAGTACAAAATTGTCGAGGTCCCCCAGGAAGGGGATAATTTGGTAAGAAAAGTATGAAGTGACGAAAAAATTGATAATTTTGGTGCACAGGTACTTGACAAACATGACTCACTGCTGTTACTCGTCTTGTTTTTCTGGTGTTAGAGAGTTAAGAACAAATTTTATGAGATTTGTGAGAATATAGTGTTAATGTTTCTGATACTGTTTttggaaataaaagaatatacagTAGTTCCCTGAAAGGGCagtaatctagaatttactgtaTTTTGATTATATATTAATAACTAAGTATTTGCTTTGATAAGATTCCTTGAGCCTttcttgggccattcttcatctgtttcctggcgctaccttgctgttgtgggagacagcgatcaagtatgataattatgatgataataaaaaagatttCTTGAAATTGGGGAATTGAGCAGAGTCACAGTGTTGATATCCTCTTTCATGGTGATGACTAAGTAGAGATTGTGTTCTAAGATGCAAATGTACATTATTTCAGCACTGAATTCTGCCACAATTGACCTTTAGGACTAGTAGAATGATAATTCTTCATTGGTTCAAGTGAGTTGATAGACTGCTTGCCATTGTATGTCAAGGTGGTTGCAGTGGACACTGATACACCAGTGAaactagaaaattaaaaaaaaaaattcactgctaGCATGTGACAATAGCCAAGTTCACAACAGTTACAAGGTCATGACCAGTAGCCAGTTGCATGTTTTGGTGGTTTTTAATAGACTGCAAAGTGTTTAGTATCGAGCTCACTACTCAACCCCAAGGTTCTTATTTAGATGCACGTTTTCCTTCATATTTAAAGAAGAGTGCTGACATTCATGAGAACCTCTTGGTCCCTGAGAGTTTGCATGGTTTCTATTTTGTATAAGCAGacagttgaaggtaaatgtgagtaaaagtaagggAAAGGTGATTGAAAGAAGACTTGagtaaaagtatatattttgcaaaactatagggagagagaaagtgtactaaactgtgttataaatatagggggggagaaagactagaacagatgagatgagagaatttaagtttttaggagctgtcttgggtaagtttagtgatatggaagggagagagcagtacaggggagaagagtcattgggtcccttaatagaataataaagggtTGAGGTGTAAGTctatagcatttatagatctggttCGGTTGATAGAGGTTGcttatggaaggtcttatgaatgtaTGGCATATGAGGAAAGCTACCAGAAGTAGTGAGCAGTTTTTATTAAGAGTACATCATaggtgtatgaataggaagagaggaaagtgagtggttctcagagaaggttggtctgcagcaggggtgtggactgtcaccatggctatttaatttgtttatgaatgtggtgaaGATGGAGGTAAATACATcataaaaaattttaattttttgtatGCAGCCTGCTTTAACCATGTTGTGTGAGTGTCTTTGTTAATTTTACCTGTTCAATTTTCAATATAGTGCTTTTTTAAAAGTAGGGAAAAGCAGTTTATCAGCTCTTTTTGTCTAAATGCTGATATACGTTTCCCTTGTCCAGTCCATGAAATACTTGTTCCATGCTGAATATGTAATAATTGAAAGAACTCTGTTTGGGCCTTTGGCTGAATCATCGTACATTATATTGGATAACATAACAGAAAGTACATGCATTGTGTAGATTATTTTCTGATTTAGTTATTTATAATAACCCAATCTGGTTCATCTTCTAAGCTCTTTCTCTGTTCTTTGATCTATAAATATTTTGATTATGATACATTATCTATAAACTTGTTACTGAATTTTGTTGCACTTTTTGTCAGGCTGATTAAGTCAAAATAGTTATTTTAGATTATCTTGTTAAAAATGCCTTGATGAAAACAAATTTCATGTTTCTTTTGCAGGGTATTAGTTATGATCATGTTGAACTGAACTTCTATATCAATGGCAAACCCACCAACACTCCCGTCACAAGCTTCAAGGGTACTGTGTACCCTGCCCTTTATGGTTAGTTCAATTTATTATTTTGTAGCTACAATGGGTGAGGGATGAACTTAGCTATGGTTTTTGCATATGCTAAGGTTACTTTATCTGGGCTGTCCAATCTGTTGGTAACTTGTGGTTTGTTGATGATTTTGTATTGTAGTgttaaaatattttttcctttttatttttcactgTAAACTTGACTACTGATGTGTGCACTTCGTACTTGAATTTCATTGTGAGTGCtttatattgttatcatatacTATTTCTGCTTTTGTGACATAGTGTCAAGAATCAATGAAAGCTGGCCTCCTTTGCTTACTTCTGTACTCTAATTTTCATGTATATTTTACTAAAACCAGTCTTTATATATCTGTCTTTTAGTGTCTGTTGTGTTAAACTGTTTACCGTTAAAAAAAGTAGGCTCCCTTCTTGTCAGAAGTTGGACAGTCTAGAGTCATGCAATCATCATGTGTTTTAATGGTAGATAGACATGAAGTACTTTCCTTTTTTCTACACTCttaatgttgatatatatttttttcagatttaaTGTCTTTATTGACCTATCTTTGCTTATAGAAACATTATGGAGGCATGAATGGTAGGACAGAATTGTGAATAGAGAAATCCAACCCTTGATGGTTTGAGAGTGCAGACTGTTAATCTATGCACTCTGGACACAGTAAACATGGAATATAGATATAAATGTGAATTCATGTGCATGGGAAACTGTTGAATAATGTTGAGATTTGCAAGTTGTGCTTATGGTGGGGAAAGGGTGTTATATTTGATTGCTTGAAATAAACATAGGTGTGTATGAGGAATGGTTTTATTCAAAGAATGGTAAAAGAGATTTGAATCGGATAGGGTATTAGCAAGGTGCAGctgaactgatttttttttcattacgttACTCCACTTTTGGTGGTAGGAATCTTCCATTTCAGTGCAGCATTCTCTTTGTGCTTTCCTCAGTATCAAAATACATTGATCTGGTGATTAGTACAAGTCCGTCTCATTAATGTGACTTTTCTGCATTTCAGTTGATGATGGTGCTATAATGGATGTCATATTTGATAACTTCAGCCATGGTCCACCTCCTGGGTATGACTCTATTATGGTAGAGAAATCGTTATTGGAGAATGACTAGTGCAAAGTATCAATCTTCATAGTTTTTTCATGCATTTCCTCTATGTGGCTGTTGTTcatgtatatcatataatgtGCCCTTCTTAGACTGAGCAGTGATAAGTAGATGTGTTTGtagcttttttaaatgttttgatAATTTTTCCATGTCAAAGTCATTGGTTTTAAGAACCTGAATGTATAGGTCACATGTATTTTATGCCTGCTTATAAAGAGAAGTATGATTTTAGCTTGATTAAATCAAATGGGCATTTCCCAAATAACATGAAATATTGTTAGCCTTCAAGCCATGGCTAGTTTGTCAATTTTGTGCCTAGTTAGAAAGTGTAATGAGTACTTACAGCAGATTTGTATCTTGATTTTTGAACTAAACTTTCATCTCAGAAATCATGAAATAGTGGGACAACTGCAAACTTTACTTAAGATCACAGGCAAGGGGGATGATAAGATGTTTTTCAATATGAAGTACTAGTGTCCCCAACACCATTTTGGAAGTTGATTGGTGCTTTTTGAAAATAGTGATAGGCATATTTTCATAGCCACTGATTCTCATGACTTCATCATGAAGAGCATTATCAAGGATTGTGCAACAGCAATAGTTATGAATTGACCACAGGTAAAACTTAACGTACCACTGATTGCTGTTAACTGTAAACTATTTTATGTACATGTTAGAAGTGATGAACTATAGCATTAAAGTGGGATCTGTGGTTTTTGTGGCAAGTTTTGACAACTCTGTTGTGATAGATTATTTACACTTTATTGGCTTTATGACTAATACATTATTAAAACCATAGGTGGCAATTTTGACAATAAGTTACATGAACAGTGATCACCTTCTAGGCTGAGGATGATGTAGTATTTTAAGCTGGAAGCAGTGCAAGCTTTAATAGCTTAACTAGATGTACATTTGTTTCTCAGAAGATTTGACAAAAGTTATATTTTTTTGTACACAAATTAGGTACTATTTTTAACTATAATATATACTAATTCTGTATTAAGTTGATCATGATTTAGTTGTATAAACATCTTCGTTTCTTTTAAGTTTATGTATCGAATATATATTTCTACTAGATGTTAATTAATTTATTTAGATTAGCAGCATAATGATCAAAACAATTATCATCTGATTGTCATTGACATAGCCTGCAGCTTGATTTTTTGTCATCATTAATTCCTGATTGTACtatatatcatacacatacattttaGGTTAAGTGTTTAGTGTTATGATGATTATTCAAAATCTTTAGTACCATTTAATAAAATATTAGTTTTCCTTTATTgtggtatgaaagaaagtatgAAATTCAGGTGTGACATAGTTGGGTTATAAGTGATCCATAAAATATAACATCTAACATATAAAGTTCCTCGTATAAACATTTTATGATATGTTAAGAGAACTATTTTAGAGTGTCCAGAGGAATCTCCGAGAAAAATAATAGCGAATTCTAAACATGAAAATTTAGACAAAGTGTGGATCTGTACTGGTGTTTAATAGTTTTGTCATTTACACAGTGCTAGCATATCACATTATTGCCTTCTGTTTACAGCATATCATGTTATTGCCTTCTGTTTACAGAAGTACTTTATATATGTCTGTTACTAACAGAACTTTTCTATTCTCACATTCCTGCCAAATCCTGCAAACCAAATATACATTAGAGATATCTAAAATGAAATTATGATTATATCTCCAATTAGTGGTTATTGTATTGCAATACACTATGCTGCTTGTAATTGAGCCAGGACTACTAATGGATGATACTCTGTGAAGGATCTGATGTTATGAACAATATTGTAACTAGTTTACGTAGACATAATATCATTGGAAAGGAAAATACATTGTAACTTGTATAGTGATATATATTTCTACCATACCtttatatgtatccctggggatagggtagaaagaatacttcccacgcattccccatttgtcatagaaggcaactaaaagggtcgggagcagggggttagaaaccttccccttcttgtattttaactttctaaaaggggaaacagaaggagtcatgcggggagtgatcatcctcctcgaaggctcagacgtgggtatctaaatgtgtgtggatgtaaccaagatgaggaaaagagagagataggttgtatgtttgaggataggaacctggatgttttggctttgagtgaaatgaagctcaagggtaaaggggaagagtggtttgggaatgtcttgggagtaaagtcaggggctggtgagaggacgagcaaaggaaggagtagcactactcataaagctggagttgtgggagtattgatagagtgtatgaaagtaaactctagattgatatgcttaaaacttaaagtggatggagagagatgggtgattattgatgcttatgcacctggtcatgagaggcaagtgttttgggagcagctgagtgaatgtgttagcatctttgatgcacgagacctgggttatagtgatgggtgatttgaatgcaaaggtgagtaatgtggcagttgagggaataattggtgtacatggggtgttcagtgttgtaaatgaaatggtgaagagcttgtagatttgtgtgctgaaaaaggactggtgattgggaatgtctggtttaaaaggagagatatacataagtatatgtatgtaagtaggagagatggccagagagcgttattggattatgtgttaattgataggcatgtgaaagagagactcttggatgctaatgtgctgagaggggcaactggaggtatgtctgatcattatcttgtggaggcgaaggtgaagatttgtagaggttttcagaaaagaagagagaatgttggggtgaagagagtggtgactaCGTAGTCAATATAGAGCTATTAGAactcagaatcttattcagcacaaccagaaggtccatactgaaaaaaatgtatgaataattCTGGGAGATCTGTATTTCAACCCATGACTTAACCCAGGACCATCCCCAGGATAAGGGTCTTTGATTATGGGTCAAAATATGAAGCTCCCAGAATTGTTCATTTATTTCTCCTGTGTAAGGTTTGGTTTGATGGATGGGATGGTAAAGTTCAGTGTGAGATATAGCaagataatgaggatgggacgagGAAAAACTAGACTTTGAGGTGATTATTACCTAGTAGGAAATAAATTAGAGGAATCTTGAGTAAACATATGGATTGCCCTCTTCCACTGTTGTATCCAAGGTAAGGAAGGTACAACACGGGCAATCACCCCTCCTACCCAACCTTAAGGTGCAGAACATGCAGTAGACTGAATATTTAAATTTTTAGGTGATTTCTACTGGTGACCAGTGGAAGAACCATGTCTGCTTCACCACCTTAATAGATAACTGGCAGTTGTGTTTGATATAGAAATCATTTCTCAAGAAAAACTATATTTGTCATTAAACAAAGCTCCTTTAATGTATTAAATATCATGAATTAATTTTCAATCAAATATTGTTGCTGGACTCGTAATCGTATTTCTCTGCAACAGCTGTATTTAGTTCATGAGAGTGTGATTAATGATAAAGTTTAACATAACTCAAAAAGTGCTCAGTTCTAGAAGATCCAGTGTGTTTCTACATACAACTCAAACTTTTCATAGTTGGCAAGCGCATAATTCGCTAGTGACTTGcttgctgaattttttttttagatatatccACCATTTATTTCAGTTATGTTTGATATTTTTTATGTGGTGAATGACTTGGCCTCTGTGTATGTTCACACTCATACATT of Panulirus ornatus isolate Po-2019 chromosome 73, ASM3632096v1, whole genome shotgun sequence contains these proteins:
- the LOC139748369 gene encoding SPRY domain-containing protein 7 isoform X2; this translates as MAVYLCCFRHLCGTTPHTSVPVRTTPTVILDTGYMGHEVVIVKNGIRICGTGGALGNIPILQNKAYFEVKLQQSGVWGVGIATRNTNLNKVPLGEDAQSWVLCSDGTVRHNGEEKYKIVEVPQEGDNLGISYDHVELNFYINGKPTNTPVTSFKGTVYPALYVDDGAIMDVIFDNFSHGPPPGYDSIMVEKSLLEND
- the LOC139748369 gene encoding SPRY domain-containing protein 7 isoform X1 encodes the protein MRHYSPHECPSHEVVIVKNGIRICGTGGALGNIPILQNKAYFEVKLQQSGVWGVGIATRNTNLNKVPLGEDAQSWVLCSDGTVRHNGEEKYKIVEVPQEGDNLGISYDHVELNFYINGKPTNTPVTSFKGTVYPALYVDDGAIMDVIFDNFSHGPPPGYDSIMVEKSLLEND